The sequence TGGTCCTCAGCCGCTCGGTCATCCATCGCTCTCTCCAAGTTGATGGCGAACTGGTCTCGGCAGCCTGCATGATTACTTCGACCCGATCGACGGCCAAGGCCTTGCTCGCACGAGCCTTGCGATCGATCAGGAGACGCGCGATCAAGTTGCGAACTTCGGGCTCTGCAGCGGCCCACGCGTCCAAGGGCTGACTCGCATCGATCGGATAGGCGATGAGTTCAACGGCAAGCGCAGCAGCCCAGGCTTCCACGCCGAAGCCCACGGCGTCTGCAAGAATGCCATATCCCAGGTGCTGCGCTGCCTCGCCGAGGTGGGTCACTTCGACCAACCGCCGAATCGCTCCAAGCGAGTCGCCGGCGTGCAGCCGCGCATCCGCGTCATAGCCGAGCAGCATCGAGAGTTGTCGATGTGCTCCAAGCGATGAGTCAGCTACGTCTCGGTTGAACAGAGGCATGCCAAAGTCGGCCTCTTCCGTCGCCAGGGCAGCCTCGGACAGAAGGTTGAGCTGCTCAGCGAACGTGCTGCCAAAGTCTGCGTCGGCGGCACGGGCTCGCCGTTCGTAGACCGTGTCGAATCCGGATCTGACGTGCTCCTTCTGCGCCGCTGTCATGTCCGGCATCGACGCGGCGGCGGCGTTGATCAGGACGGCCGGGTTGTTGCCGGTGTCGGGAGCTACACCCGTGATGCGGGCCAGATCGTCCGGGTGTGGGAGCCCGTCGCCACGCCACTCCTCGATGAGCGCGAGGCGTTGCCGTTCGACGTACCAGCCGAGCCAGACGTGGAAGCTGACCACGCTCACGATCAGCACCAGCGTCAAGGCCGTCAGCCGCTTGAGCCACCAGAACCTCGGGATCGGCCGATCGTCCACGACAGCCAGAGTACAACGTCGCCGTCCAATCCGATGCGCTCCCAGCGAAGACCTTGGCGCCCAGCCAATGACAACGGCCCGCTCCGGAAAGAGCGGGCCGTTGCGTTGGATTGATCCCGGCGTTCCGGCCGGTGGTTGTCGCGGGACTTAGAGCTCGTCGTCGCTGAACAGCGAGTCTGCCGGAGCGGCGACCGACTGACCGAAGTTGGCACGCAGGATGCCGAAGTCGGCCAGGTTGACCGCACCGTCCAGGTTGAAGTCGGCACTCAGGAAGCCATCGACCGGCGTGCCGCCGAAGTTGGAACGCAGGATGCCGAAGTCGGCCAGGTTCACGCTGCGGCTGCGGTCGGCGTCGCCGGCGAGGAAGAAGTCCTCGATGAACGGCGACGAGACAAGCGTGGCACCGCCGGAGTTGGCAACGCCGGCCGTGTCCAGAGAGAACTCGTAGTTGCCGTTGGTCAGCAATCCACTCTGGACCAGCGGAACCAGCGAGAATACTGCCAAATTGAGCCCTGGTAGGAACACGGCCGTCACCGTCGAGGTGTCGATCTGGGTGGCAGTTGTCACGTTCGTCGCAATCAGATCAGACGGGTCGATACTGGACGACACGTCCTGGTCGATTTCGAAGACGACCTCAAGTGTGCTCGCGTCGTACGAAGTGGCGACGACCTCCGGCGGAGCGGCCGAGAGCTCGATGGCACCGATGTCGACGAAGTCGTCGACGACCATCGGGTCATCGAACACGCGGTCGAACGGAGCACCACGCTGGTCGAAGACGAGCGCGACGTCGTCCAGGCTCTCATCGGCAGGCGTGTCCGGATCGTCGCCGGCAACGTTGTCCGCACCCGGGTTGACCGCCAGTGCCGGGGCACCGTTGTCAATCGCGTCGCTGCCCGGCAGCGGCAGGTGGTTCCGGGTGGAGCCACCGTTGAAAGCCAGCGGAGCCAGCGCCGGCGAGTCGGTCGCAAAGGCTGCCGGCGTTGCCGGGGTGAGCTCATCGCCGTCGAAGTCGAAGACGATGTCCGTACCGAGGATGGTGTTGCTGGTTGTCTCACCAGCGCCGAACGTCGAGCCACCCGGCAGGGCAGCGGTCGTGCCGAAGTTGGCCGGCTCCTGAACCTGCGGGGTCAGCGGATCGCCGTCGTCGTCGACGAAGCCGGTGTTGCCGGCGAGGAACGAGTTGACCACCGTGAAGCTCGTCGTGTCATCCAGGAACGTGTCGGTCGGCTGGATGACGATCGCCGAGTCCAGGCCGTCGTTGAGGACGACCGTCGACTGGGTGATGCTGATGACAAAGGCCGGGTCGACTGTGGCACCGGTTTCGCCGAACGCGCTGAAGCTCATGGCCGCGCGAGCGTCGGACGTGTTGCCGGAGAAGGTCGACTGGACAATCGCGACGTTGTAGACGTCGACGCCGAATCCGATGTTTGGATCGGCCTCGGCAATCTGGACTTCCAGTGCGCCGCCGAAGCCGTAGTCGGGGCCGAACGTGTCGGGATCGACCGGAGCGGTCGTGTTGATGGCACTGTTGCCGCTGAACTCCGAGTTGAAGACGAACAGGTCACTGTCGGACGCCCACAGGCCGCCGCCGGCACCGCCGCTGTCGACTGCGCCGATGCTGCGGTTATCGAAGAAGCGCGAGTTGATCACGTCCACGCCACCGATGAACGACGCGACACCGCCGCCGAGGTTCACGGTCTGGTTGCTGAGGAAGGACGAATCGATGATCTCGAGCTGGGCATCGCCGAAGTTGCGAGCCTGCACCGACCCGGTGGCCGACGCGCCGACGACGTTGCCGGCCTCGAGGGCGACAGCCTCTCGTGCCACCGTGCTCATCGAATCCGGGCCGATCGACGAGAAGGTCGACAGGTTGGCGTCTTCGTTGACAAACGCAGCGGACGAAGCGGTCGTCGAAGGACCCGGCGCCGCACGACCCGCGGCGGCTGCCGAGGGCACGATGGTCTCGTTGCCGAGGAAGAAGACCGCACCACCGCTCTCTTCCGACGAGTTGGCCTGGAAGCTGCTGCTATTGATGGTCAGGCCGGTGCCCAGCGGGCCGGTGCCGCCGACGGGCGTCTCGCCGAAGTTCAAACGAACCTCGACGGCACCGCCGGTACCCGTGACGAAGTTCTGGTCGGCAGAGGCCTGCTGGAACTGAGCGAAGTTGGCATTGAACGAGCTGCCCGAGATGTTGGTCGTTGGGCCGTACGACGTCACGGCTCCACCGGTGTCGCCGGCGAAGTTGTTGGTGAAGACGCTGTCTGTGATGTTCAAGACGTGCTCCACCGAGCCGTCGTCCGCCGCGTATACCGCACCGCCGTACAGGCCGGTCAGCGCCGTGTCATTGGCGGTGAAGTCGGCGTTTGCAATGTTGACGGTGTCGGTGATAAGGAACAACGCACCGCCGAGGTCGTCGCCCACGTTGTTGCTGAAGGACGTGCCGTCGATGTTGAGCGTGTCGACCTGGGCGCGAATGGCACCGCCGGTGCCGGCCGCGACGGGCGTGATGAGGGCGCTGTTACCGACGAACGAGCCACCCGTGATCGTGAGGATCGTGTCCGCACCGAAGGCCGCGACAGCGCCACCGCTGGTCGCACTGTCCGGGTCGAAACCGGTGTTGTTGGTGAAGTCGGTGTCGGTGAAGGTCAGCGTGCCCTGAGCAAAGATGGCACCGCCATCGCCGGCCTCGTTGTCATCGAACGTGGTGCCGACCGTCGTCAGCGACGCGCCCGCGTTCACAAAGGTCGACCCGCCGGCACCTCGCAGGAACTCGGGTGCGGCATCGGGATTGAGCGGATCAAAGGCCGGGTTCGGCGTCTGAGCGATGTTGCCGCCGGTCAGGACCAGACCGTTGAACGTGAGACTGGAGGCTGCCAGAACCGTGAAGTGACGAGACTCGACGCCGGCACCGATCGTGACACCTGCTGCCGAGTCTGTGATGGTGAGGTCGCTGCTGCCACCGATCACGATCTCGCCCTGCGTGAGGGTGATGGTCTGCGGCGTGGCGAAGACCGTCGGATCGAAGACGATTTCGTCGGCGCCCGGCGAGGCCTCGGCCTCGAGGACGGCTTCGCGAAGCGTGGTCAGCCCGTCGGTCGGGTTCGTCACGTCCGAGACCGTGTCGACGGTGAACGTGGCGAGGAGCCGGCGGGTCTCGAGGTTCTCGATCAGTCGGTTACGGGTTGCCTTGCGGCGGGTAGGGGTCGTTTGACGCATCGATTCAGCCCTTTGCAGTGGTGTTCGAGTCTCTGTGGAGAAAACGGGAAGGAGTGGCGATGGGAACGCGGAATCAGCGACATCACTCCGCCAGGGGCGGGTGGCTTCGCAGCACGTGGACGATGGACGCATCGTTCTCCCGATTCACGCCACCATCACCGTTTGCCAGGCGAGTAAGGACCCTCGCGGCAGCGCCACAGGATAGTGACACGGGACCGAAATGGAACAACAAATTGCGAAGACTGAAAACGAGGAGGTCGCGCCACTCGCACCGCCGCCCGATTTCTCGCCCCAGCCGGCACAACGCTCCCGAGATCCGATCACGCGATCACGCCTCGTCGTCGCTGAACAGCGAGTCTGCCGGAGCGGCGACCGACTGACCGAAACTGGCACGCAGGATGCCGAAGTCGGCCAGGTTGACCAGGCCGTCGTAGGTTGAAATCGGCATCGAGGAAGCCGTTCTGTGGCATGGCGTTGAGCGTCAGGCTAGAGACTAGATCAGCGAGGCCTCCTTCTCCTAAGCAGGTACCGTATCGCGAGCCGGCATGACCATGGAGACCGACGAGCCGTTGCCGTGTCCCAACTGCGGCTATGACCTGCGCGGGAATGCGTCGGACGTTTGTCCGGAGTGCGGAGACGCGTTCGATCCGGCGAGGCTTGCCGAGGCCCAGATTCCGTGGCAGGAGCGCCATGAGATCGGGCGTGTTCGGGCGTTCGTGCAGACCGCGTGGCTTGTCATCCGCCGGCCGACGCGGTTCGCACGACAGGCGACCCGGCCGGTTCGATATCGCGATGCTCGGCGGTTTCAATTCGTGTGCGTGCTGCTGGCGTGGCTAACCATCGGGCCGGTCTCGGCGTGGGGGCTGTGGAACGCTCGCGACAGCTACGTTTCCGGGGAACCCTCTCCGTTCATGTACTA comes from Planctomycetota bacterium and encodes:
- a CDS encoding choice-of-anchor Q domain-containing protein — protein: MRQTTPTRRKATRNRLIENLETRRLLATFTVDTVSDVTNPTDGLTTLREAVLEAEASPGADEIVFDPTVFATPQTITLTQGEIVIGGSSDLTITDSAAGVTIGAGVESRHFTVLAASSLTFNGLVLTGGNIAQTPNPAFDPLNPDAAPEFLRGAGGSTFVNAGASLTTVGTTFDDNEAGDGGAIFAQGTLTFTDTDFTNNTGFDPDSATSGGAVAAFGADTILTITGGSFVGNSALITPVAAGTGGAIRAQVDTLNIDGTSFSNNVGDDLGGALFLITDTVNIANADFTANDTALTGLYGGAVYAADDGSVEHVLNITDSVFTNNFAGDTGGAVTSYGPTTNISGSSFNANFAQFQQASADQNFVTGTGGAVEVRLNFGETPVGGTGPLGTGLTINSSSFQANSSEESGGAVFFLGNETIVPSAAAAGRAAPGPSTTASSAAFVNEDANLSTFSSIGPDSMSTVAREAVALEAGNVVGASATGSVQARNFGDAQLEIIDSSFLSNQTVNLGGGVASFIGGVDVINSRFFDNRSIGAVDSGGAGGGLWASDSDLFVFNSEFSGNSAINTTAPVDPDTFGPDYGFGGALEVQIAEADPNIGFGVDVYNVAIVQSTFSGNTSDARAAMSFSAFGETGATVDPAFVISITQSTVVLNDGLDSAIVIQPTDTFLDDTTSFTVVNSFLAGNTGFVDDDGDPLTPQVQEPANFGTTAALPGGSTFGAGETTSNTILGTDIVFDFDGDELTPATPAAFATDSPALAPLAFNGGSTRNHLPLPGSDAIDNGAPALAVNPGADNVAGDDPDTPADESLDDVALVFDQRGAPFDRVFDDPMVVDDFVDIGAIELSAAPPEVVATSYDASTLEVVFEIDQDVSSSIDPSDLIATNVTTATQIDTSTVTAVFLPGLNLAVFSLVPLVQSGLLTNGNYEFSLDTAGVANSGGATLVSSPFIEDFFLAGDADRSRSVNLADFGILRSNFGGTPVDGFLSADFNLDGAVNLADFGILRANFGQSVAAPADSLFSDDEL